A single Candidatus Zixiibacteriota bacterium DNA region contains:
- a CDS encoding TonB family protein, which produces MTAKSLCWPAMATILTFIAVTIFAVPITAGQTDKDDLYATQISGGKTKPLVDIESRLKRPDTERPIKKVEPTRRVTTTDTTAVEDASRYQLYIDPVYPKKARVVNKEGVVEVNITFDKKGKMKDARIVSCSAPDWGFEQAVLAAALEARLSGHGDREITVKATLKFQLR; this is translated from the coding sequence ATGACAGCGAAATCACTCTGCTGGCCGGCGATGGCAACCATCCTCACATTCATCGCCGTCACGATCTTCGCTGTACCAATCACCGCCGGTCAAACTGACAAGGATGACCTCTACGCCACCCAGATTTCGGGCGGCAAAACCAAACCGCTGGTTGACATCGAGAGCCGACTCAAACGTCCCGACACCGAGCGGCCGATCAAAAAGGTCGAGCCGACTCGCCGCGTCACCACCACCGATACCACGGCCGTTGAAGACGCCTCCAGGTATCAGCTTTACATCGACCCGGTGTATCCGAAGAAGGCGCGCGTCGTCAACAAGGAGGGTGTGGTCGAAGTGAACATCACGTTCGACAAGAAGGGCAAGATGAAAGATGCCCGGATTGTCAGTTGCTCGGCGCCCGATTGGGGATTTGAGCAGGCGGTTCTGGCAGCGGCGCTGGAAGCCCGCCTCTCCGGTCACGGCGACCGCGAGATCACTGTCAAAGCGACGCTCAAGTTCCAGTTGCGTTAG